The genomic window ACCATATATGGCTACGATCTAAAGTTTCTTTAATAACCTTCTGAGATACTTTTTTAACTGTTTCAAAGGCTTTAACAGCAAGGATACCACTTTCATCTCTTCCCAATAAAACCTGATCATACAGTAGTTTAATTTCATCAAAGCTAATAGCTGGCCTAGCTGCATCATGAACGAATATCCAGGCATCATTGTGAACAGCTGCTAAAGAATGTAAAGCATTAAAAACACTTTCAAATCTTGTCTCACCTCCTTTACACACTTTAACCTTTGGATGGTTAAAGTACTGAGAAAGCTTCCAATATTCATCATTTTCTTTTAAAGAAACTATAATTAAATCAAAAAAATCTTCCTCTACAAATTTAGATAAAGTGGTATCTAAAACTGTATGATTATTGACTAGCTTTAAATATTGTTTAGGAATGTCACTACTCATTCGACTTCCAATACCAGCAGCAGGAATTATGACATATCTAGGAAGGCTAGTTGACACTATAAAAAATCTCACCTTTCTTTATTAAGCCCATATTTTGACGGGCTAAACTCTCAAGAACTTCACCATTTTTTCTTAATGAAATAACTTCAGAATAAAGCTTTGTATTTGCCTGAGTCTTATCTTTAACCTCTTTAGTCTCTGATATAACATCTGCAGATAATGTCTTATAACTTAGTAGTCCAGTATTACTAAGCCATAACTCATATTGCAGTATTGCTATCAAGAAAATAACTATAGTAATAAAAATATAGAAAAACGAATTAGATCGGCTACTCATGAAATTTTATTAATCTTCTACTTGAACAACAACTTTTTCAGTCTCAGACTCTTCAATAACAATTTCTTTAGCTTCTGAAGCTTCTTCATCTGGGCTAAATACAAAAGCTTTAACACCAGGGTAAATAGCATTTTCACCAAGCTCTTCCTCTATTCTAAGAAGTTGATTGTATTTTGCTATACGATCAGATCTAGATAAAGAACCTGTCTTAATTTGACCAGAACAAGTAGCTACAGCCAAATCGGCAATAATAGTGTCAGAAGTCTCTCCAGAACGATGAGATACAACGCAAGTATAGCCTGCTTGGCCAGCCATTGCCATTGCTTCAAAAGTTTCAGTAAGTGAACCAATTTGATTTACTTTAATCAAAATTGAGTTTGCTACGCCTCTTTCAATACCTTTAGCTAAGATACTTGGGTTTGTAACAAATAAATCATCACCAACTAGCTGAACTCTCTTACCAAGCTTATCTGTTAGAAGCTTCCAACCATCCCAATCTTCCTCTGCGAGACCATCTTCAATAGAAACTATAGGATACTTTTCAACCCAGTCAGCATAGTAGTCAACCATCTCTTGACTAGTAAGAGATTTATTTTCTGATGCTAGCTCATACTTTCCATTTTTATAGAATTCACTGCTAGCAGGATCAAGTGCGATAAATACATGTTTACCAGCTTCATAACCCGCTTCTTTAATAGCTTTCAAAATAGCCTCAATTGCAGCTTCATTTGATGGAAGGTCTGGGGCATAACCACCCTCATCACCAACACCAGCAACACTATAACCATCGTTAACTAACACTTTTTTAAGTGTATGGAATATTTCTGTACCACATCTTAAACTTTCAGAAAAAGTATCAAAACCAGCTGGTACAATCATAAATTCTTGCATATCTACATTATTGTCTGCGTGAGAACCACCATTGATCACATTCATCATTGGTACAGGCATTAAGTACTCTTTTACATCCATTAAGTAACGATAAAATGGCTTTCTTAAATGAGATGCTGCTGCTCTAGCTGTTGCTAAAGAAACACCTAAAATAGCATTAGCACCAAGATTTTTTTTGTTCTCTGTACCATCTAAATCAATCATAGTTTTATCAACTAATCTTTGATCTAAAGCATCTATACCTTTAATAGCTTGAGCAATTTTTGTATTTACATTTTCAATCGCTTTATAAACGCTCTTACCTAAGAATATTTTCTTGTTACCATCTCTAAGTTCTAATGCTTCTCTTATACCAGTAGATGCACCAGAAGGTACTGCAGCACGGCCAAACGCACCACTTTCTAAAACAACGTCTACTTCTACAGTAGGGTTTCCACGTGAATCTAATATTTGTCTAGCAAATACTTGGGAAATTAATGATGACATGTTAAATTAACTCCTTTAGTTAAATTAGTCTCTTTTGAGCTTGAAAAACTAGTTGTAATTATAAGCTAGCTATCTTAACTTTGCAATTTAATATAATTGTTTAGATTGATTATTCTGAGAGCTTATCAGATATTACTTCTTGAGCTTCAGCAAAACCCACAGTCTCTGGTGTGGCGATAGTAAACGGTGCAGTACCGGTAGCCTCTTCTCTAGATTTCAACCTATAGTAAACATATACACTTAATACTATTGAGGCTGCAAGTATTATAATGAAGAAACCTAATGGCCCAACTATCGCCATAAAATTAGTAATTATGATGGGTCCAATCACTGAACCAACACCATAAGCAATTGTTATTACCCCTATAGCACCAACAATCTCATGATCCTCAAGAAAGTCGCTCGCATGAGAAATTGATAGTGGATAAATTACAAAAGCACAACCACCAAACAAAAATATAACTATTGCAAATATAAAGGGTAAACCATATAGTAATAATGCGAGTAATGAAGTTACAACTATACCAACTACAGCTAAAAGTATGACTTTTCTACGATCAATAATATCTGATAATTTACCCATTGGAACCTGGAGCAACATGCCACCTAATATAGTAGTCATCATTAATACAGATATTAAATTATGAGTGCTGTCCATTCTAACTAAAAATATAGGTAAAATTGTATATATCGAACCAATAATAGCCCCACCAATACCTCCTGCAACTATAGCTAGAGGTACTTTTTTAAATATTTTTTTAGGAGAACATACCTCGTCCGAATGAGGTGCTGGAGCAACTGTTTTTGTAAATGCCATTAGTACAATGGCTATACTACATAAAGAAGATATAAAACAATATGCTAATAATGACTGACTAAAATGCACATTTATCATCAACTGAGATACTGCTTGTGTGCCATAGTATACAAACAAATAAATAGAAAATATAAGTCCTCTATTTTTCTTATCTGACGATAAAATACACCAACTTTCAATAATTATAAAAAGTGCTGCTAATGAGTAGCCTGAGGTAAACCTAAATATTATCCAAACAGAAGTCTCTTTAAATATCCCCAAAGTCATTGTACTTATCGCCATAAGTGATGCAAATAATACAAAAGCTCTTATAAAACCAACCCTTACAACAGTAAACTGGGAGAAATATGACCCTGTAGTCATACCTAGAAAATAAGCAGCAGAAATTATCCCTATCATAAAATTTGAACGGCCTAAGCTGTTTAATTCTATTGATGAAAATGTAGTAAAATAACCATTACCAAATGACAATACACACATTGCCACAATAGGCGTAATTATCAATAAAAGAGTTTGTCTAACAGTCATGATGATCTACTTTTAATTGGGCTTTCTTATAGTGCTGATTATAGCCTATGAAACATAACAAGTTAAGTAATTAAAGCGATAATTTTGAAATTGATTGATTAATTAATTTTATTAAAATCATTAAATTTAAGAGGCCTGACTATTGTTAGATAAAACCTAGTAAAAATGATAAAAAAGGAGGTTATAATAATTTTTTAAAGATTTATTGGGCTAAATTTATAGACACTCTAGTGAAATTCATTAGCAACTAGTTCCATAGCTCCATAAATCCCTGCATCATCACCAAGTTTTGCCAATTTAAAATCACATTCAGCATATATATCAGCGAAAGTATATCTTGCTATAGTTCTTTTTACTTTAGCTAAATACTCCTCACCAATTGCCTCCATTACTCCACCACCTAAAATGACCATTGATGGGTTAAGCATATTCAAGCTTGTCGCAAGCCCCACACCAAGATATTCCATTGCCTCATCGAGTATATCTAATGCAATTTGATCTTTCTCAGCCAATGCTTTTTTAATATGACTACTTTTTAATTTACCATTATTCTCTACAACAAGATCTATAAGTGTGCTTTTTATATTTTTCTTAGCTAAACTTTCAATCTTATTCTCAATACCAACTTTACCTGCATATGCTTCTAGGCAACCTTGTGAACCACAACCACGGCAGTAAACTCCACCACTTTTAACAATAGTATGTCCCAATTCTCCTGCTAGACCTCCATTACCAGTATAAAGAGAGCCGTTTAAAACTAGACCTCCACCAATCCCTGTTCCAACAAAGGCACCGACAATATCATCATAACCAACGCCTGCTCCATACTTCGCTTCACCTAAGATACCAACATTCACATCATTTTCTATCTTAGCTAAAACACTATATTTTTCTTCTAAAACCTCTTTTAGATTTACATCATTAATATTTATATTGACACTTTTTTTCATAACTGAAGTTTTTTTATCAACGAGTCCTGCTACACCTATGCCTATGCCTTGAAGTTTTTTATCAGCAGAAATTTCTACTTTCAATTTATCAACAACTTTAAAAAGCTGACCAATAACGACATCTGTAGCTTCTTTTGCTTTTGACTTAACTTTTGCTGTTGTTATCAATTTTCTATTTTCATCAAATAATCCAGCAGCCATATTTGAACCACCGATATCTACACCAATAAACATAACTCTATCCTTTATATATTTACTTTTTATTTTTCACAAAAACTGCGATTGATTCTACATGCATAGTATGGGGAAACATATCCATCACTCCTGTACTTACTAGAGTATAGCCTTTTTGATTTACCAAGATTCCAGCATCACGAGCTAGGGTTGCTGTACTACAAGATACATATACAATTCTTTCTACTCCAAATTTCTCGATGTTTTGACATACCTCTTGTGCTCCCGCTCTCGGCGGATCTAAAAGCATTTTGTTATATTCGAAATCGTTAAACCACTCTTTATCCTCAAAGCTTTCAAATAAGTTAGCCATGTAAAACTTTGCATTTTTTACATTGTTATTTTTTGCAGTTTCAATAGCTCTATTAACCATTGTTTGCTCACCTTCAACACCGATTACAGTCTTTGCAAATTGTGATAGCGGCAAAGTAAAATTACCAAGCCCACAAAATAAATCAATAATAGAATCATCTTTTTGAATATCTAAAAGTTCTATGGCTTTTTGGATCATTTTTTTGTTAATGTCGTTATTTACCTGTGTAAAATCACCAGGCTCAAAACCTATCTTAATATCTTTCACAGGATTATAACTTAGCTTAACAGGCTCTACATTTTGCTCAGGGTACAACCTAAAGACTGTATCAGGTCCTTTTGACTGTAAATAAATCCAATAATTATGCTCTTGGGAAAATTGCTTAATTAACTCTATATCTGAATCTGTAAATGGCTCAAGATGTCGTATGATAATAGCTGGGCGATAATCATCAATAGCTACTTCTAATTGAGCTATTTGCTTATAGTTTGAAAGATTTTCTATAAATGCAGATATCTCTGGTAACTTTTGTCCGATGAGTGGGTTTAATATCACACATTTTTCTATATCTGCTAAAAACCTGCCATTTCTTTCTCTAAAACCAACTAAAATTCTACCTTTTTTTGTAACAAACCTTACGCCTAATCTAGCTTTGTTACGATAGCCTTCAGTATTTTGTGATAATAGCGGTTCTAGAATTGATTGTGGTTCAACACCTTCACCAATATATTTTAGCTGATTTAATAAAGTTTCTTGCTTAAGCTTAATTTGCGCTTGTGATGACATATGCTGTAAGCTACATCCCCCACAGATTTCAAAATGCTCACAAATAGGCTCAACCCTTTCTGCTGACTTAGAAATATATTCTACAACCTTACCTTCATCAAATTTGGCTTTTGAAAAAGTGTATTCAAATTTAACTTCTTCACCTGGAAGAGTAAAAGGTATGAATGTTGTTTTCCCATCAACCTTTGCAATACCTCTTCCATCGTGACTTAAAGAAATTATTTGTGCTTCAAAGATACCCTCTTTGAGTTTATTACGGCGTGATCTGCCCATTTGATTTATTGAGAAAGTTATATTACTTAGAATTTTATGGGATATAAGCTCTAAAGACAAATATTTTTTTATCAAATACTACAAAACCATATTATAGTTATCGATCTAATTAAAGATCTAAACTTTTTCCATCATACGCTGATGTATGACCTGGTGCAAATTCAGTCATACCCGGTTTAGAATGTGAAAAAATCATATTAATTTTCTTATCATCATTTGATAAACCATCAATTTTAGCAGGATAAATTGCAAAATTGACCTTGCCTAATGATGAAGATAGGATTTGGATTTGCCCATCTATAGGTTTAGTATCTAAACTTTTAGTAGGACCATAAGCACCACCAACATTTGCAAATACATTATACTTTGTATTTTTCACATCTGAATTTTCAGGCACAAATATAAACATATTTGAGCCTTTCATTGTCTTAGCTCCAAATCCAGCTGCAAACCATCCACTACCATCTTTTGACCAACTTTTATTTTTAGATAAATCAACGGCAAGAGTTCCACAAATATGATCTTCATATTTGAAATATGAAAAAGACATATCTTTCATAGTTATGGTTTTCGCCTCTTGCGATTGCGGGCAAGCATCATTTGTAGATATTTGAACTTGTTGGGTTGTAGGCTCAGCAGAATCATTTTTATCAGCACTAAAAGCTGAACTATAGCTAGTTAACCCAGTTAACATCAATAAAGACAAAGGTAATATTTTTTTGTTCATACATATCCTTTTATAAGTTAAATTCTAATGTATATTTATACATTCATATTAAGACTAGTGTAAATAATAAGGTCTACTACAAAGATTATCAGATGAAACCTAAAACTACCACAATATTCAGACATAAAAAAAGGCAGTATAAACTGCCTTTTAGTATCGTGGTGGGTGCAGAGGGGCTCGAACCCCCGACCCTCGCCTTGTAAGGGCGATGCTCTCCCAGCTGAGCTATGCACCCGATAGAGAAGTATTATATAGCCATATTAAAATATGTCAATATATTTTATTACTATCCTTCAATCTCATTTCTAAGAATTTGCTCAGGAGTTATTTTAGACTCAGCAACTTCACGCAAAGCTAAAACTGTAGCTTTCTCTTTTTTCTCTTCTTCTGACTCAGAATAGCCATTTTTTAAGATATTATTAGCTCTCATAGAAGCCAATACTACTAAGTCAAACCTTGTTTCTACCTTATCTAAACAATCTTCTACTGTTACTCTAGCCATTTCTTACTCCATTTTTCTTTAATAGTTGCTTCACTTTATTATAAATCACATTTATAACTGTTTTGTTTTGTGCACCATCTGGTATTATAATATCAGCTTTTCGCTTAGATGGTTCAATAAACTTAATATGCATTGGGCGAACAGTATTTAGATATTGACTAACAATACTATCAACAGTTCTACCCCTTTCTTTTTGGTCTCTTAGCATTCTTCTTATAAAGCAAAGATCCGAAGGTGTATCCATATAAACTTTAAAATCCATCATTTTAAGAAGTTTTGGATCATTGAAAAGCATAATCCCCTCTAAGATAATTACACTTACTCCTGCACTAATTGTTTCAGCTTTTTCCTCTATTCTTGAGTGCGTAGAATAGTCATAAAAAGGCACTTCAATATCTTGCCCAGAAATAAGTTTTGCTAAATCCTTTTTTAAAAGCTTATGATCAAAAGCATCAGGATGATCGTAGTTTATATTGCAAGCTTCTTCATAACCTACAAGAGCGCCCCAATTTTTATAGTATCTATCTTCCGATATAACAGCTATTCTTTTAAGGTGTCTTGAGTGAAGTTTTTTGATAATAGCATTTGAAAAAAGCGTTTTACCTGAGCCTGAGCCACCAACAATACCTATTATAAATACATCTCTTGCCACAGTATATTCCTATAATTCTATTTTTGGTTGGCTTTTAGCAATATGATCAAATTCTTTTAACACCTGTAAAAAAGCTTTTATTTTGTACATAGGGAATGAATTTGGACCATCACTCAAAGCCTTTGAAGGATCTGGATGAGTTTCCATAAATAATCCATCAATACCTACAGCAATAGCAGCTTTTGATAATACCGGTACAAATTCGCGTTGACCACCAGAAGTACCACCCTGACCACCTGGAAGTTGCACAGAATGAGTAGCATCAAACACTACAGGACAATTAGTTGATTTCATAATCTCAAGTGAACGCATATCAGAAACAAGATTATTGTAACCAAAGCTTACACCTCGTTCACAGACCATGATCTTTTCATTACCTGTAGATTTGGCTTTTGCTACTACATGCTCCATATCCCAAGGTGCTAAAAACTGACCTTTTTTGATATTTACAGGAATATTTTGCTTACAAACTTCTGTTATAAAGTTTGTTTGGCGACATAAAAATGCAGGAGTTTGTAGTACATCTACAACTTCTGCAACTTCTGCAAAAGGGGTATCTTCATGTACATCTGTAACAACTGGTACACCAAATTCTTTTTTCACTTTTGCAAGAATCTCAAGACCTTTATCTACACCCAAGCCTCTAAAGCTGTTTATAGATGATCTATTTGCTTTATCAAAAGAAGACTTGTATACAAAGTTAATTCCTAACTCTTTAGTTACTTCAGCAAGAAATCCAGCGGTATCCATCGCCATTTGTTCAGACTCAATTACACATGGTCCAGACATTAAAAAAAATGGTTTACCATTACCTACTTCAAAATTTGCAATTTTCATAGTACTCTCTAATTAAAATGTTCTTTGAAAAAAATATGTAAGATTATTATACAGAAAAAGATGAGCCACAACCACAAGTAGTTTTGGCATTTGGATTTCTTATTATAAAATAAGCACCCTCAATATCATCTTTATAATCAACATCGGCACCTACTAAATATTGAAAACTCATAGAGTCAACTAAAAGTCTTACTCCATTTTTAGTAATTACCATATCATCTTCTTTTTGGTCATTATCAAATGCAAAAGCATATTGAAAGCCCGAGCAACCACCACCAGTTATATAAACTCGTAAACTAAGCGTGGCATCACCCTCTTCTTCAATAAGCTCTTTCACTTTCAAAGAAGCTGACTCTGTAAAATTAATAGGATCAACTTGTTGTACTTCTACACTCATAAGACTACCTCTTTACTATACCAACCTTGACTCTACCCATTCTATCAACTGCTTGAACAACAACCTCCAAAGGTTGTCCTTCAGATAGGGAGTTTGTTTTGATACCTGCTTGCTCAACATCAGCAAATGGTAAATAGCCATCTTGC from Francisella adeliensis includes these protein-coding regions:
- the ispD gene encoding 2-C-methyl-D-erythritol 4-phosphate cytidylyltransferase, translating into MSTSLPRYVIIPAAGIGSRMSSDIPKQYLKLVNNHTVLDTTLSKFVEEDFFDLIIVSLKENDEYWKLSQYFNHPKVKVCKGGETRFESVFNALHSLAAVHNDAWIFVHDAARPAISFDEIKLLYDQVLLGRDESGILAVKAFETVKKVSQKVIKETLDRSHIWLAQTPQLSRYNTLKRAFKFCVDNNLMEKITDESSALELFGLSPIIVEGSRKNIKITTKEDLEFINFFI
- a CDS encoding FtsB family cell division protein gives rise to the protein MSSRSNSFFYIFITIVIFLIAILQYELWLSNTGLLSYKTLSADVISETKEVKDKTQANTKLYSEVISLRKNGEVLESLARQNMGLIKKGEIFYSVN
- the eno gene encoding phosphopyruvate hydratase, with protein sequence MSSLISQVFARQILDSRGNPTVEVDVVLESGAFGRAAVPSGASTGIREALELRDGNKKIFLGKSVYKAIENVNTKIAQAIKGIDALDQRLVDKTMIDLDGTENKKNLGANAILGVSLATARAAASHLRKPFYRYLMDVKEYLMPVPMMNVINGGSHADNNVDMQEFMIVPAGFDTFSESLRCGTEIFHTLKKVLVNDGYSVAGVGDEGGYAPDLPSNEAAIEAILKAIKEAGYEAGKHVFIALDPASSEFYKNGKYELASENKSLTSQEMVDYYADWVEKYPIVSIEDGLAEEDWDGWKLLTDKLGKRVQLVGDDLFVTNPSILAKGIERGVANSILIKVNQIGSLTETFEAMAMAGQAGYTCVVSHRSGETSDTIIADLAVATCSGQIKTGSLSRSDRIAKYNQLLRIEEELGENAIYPGVKAFVFSPDEEASEAKEIVIEESETEKVVVQVED
- a CDS encoding MFS transporter — protein: MTVRQTLLLIITPIVAMCVLSFGNGYFTTFSSIELNSLGRSNFMIGIISAAYFLGMTTGSYFSQFTVVRVGFIRAFVLFASLMAISTMTLGIFKETSVWIIFRFTSGYSLAALFIIIESWCILSSDKKNRGLIFSIYLFVYYGTQAVSQLMINVHFSQSLLAYCFISSLCSIAIVLMAFTKTVAPAPHSDEVCSPKKIFKKVPLAIVAGGIGGAIIGSIYTILPIFLVRMDSTHNLISVLMMTTILGGMLLQVPMGKLSDIIDRRKVILLAVVGIVVTSLLALLLYGLPFIFAIVIFLFGGCAFVIYPLSISHASDFLEDHEIVGAIGVITIAYGVGSVIGPIIITNFMAIVGPLGFFIIILAASIVLSVYVYYRLKSREEATGTAPFTIATPETVGFAEAQEVISDKLSE
- a CDS encoding ROK family protein; this translates as MFIGVDIGGSNMAAGLFDENRKLITTAKVKSKAKEATDVVIGQLFKVVDKLKVEISADKKLQGIGIGVAGLVDKKTSVMKKSVNININDVNLKEVLEEKYSVLAKIENDVNVGILGEAKYGAGVGYDDIVGAFVGTGIGGGLVLNGSLYTGNGGLAGELGHTIVKSGGVYCRGCGSQGCLEAYAGKVGIENKIESLAKKNIKSTLIDLVVENNGKLKSSHIKKALAEKDQIALDILDEAMEYLGVGLATSLNMLNPSMVILGGGVMEAIGEEYLAKVKRTIARYTFADIYAECDFKLAKLGDDAGIYGAMELVANEFH
- the rlmD gene encoding 23S rRNA (uracil(1939)-C(5))-methyltransferase RlmD, whose product is MGRSRRNKLKEGIFEAQIISLSHDGRGIAKVDGKTTFIPFTLPGEEVKFEYTFSKAKFDEGKVVEYISKSAERVEPICEHFEICGGCSLQHMSSQAQIKLKQETLLNQLKYIGEGVEPQSILEPLLSQNTEGYRNKARLGVRFVTKKGRILVGFRERNGRFLADIEKCVILNPLIGQKLPEISAFIENLSNYKQIAQLEVAIDDYRPAIIIRHLEPFTDSDIELIKQFSQEHNYWIYLQSKGPDTVFRLYPEQNVEPVKLSYNPVKDIKIGFEPGDFTQVNNDINKKMIQKAIELLDIQKDDSIIDLFCGLGNFTLPLSQFAKTVIGVEGEQTMVNRAIETAKNNNVKNAKFYMANLFESFEDKEWFNDFEYNKMLLDPPRAGAQEVCQNIEKFGVERIVYVSCSTATLARDAGILVNQKGYTLVSTGVMDMFPHTMHVESIAVFVKNKK
- the rpoZ gene encoding DNA-directed RNA polymerase subunit omega; the encoded protein is MARVTVEDCLDKVETRFDLVVLASMRANNILKNGYSESEEEKKEKATVLALREVAESKITPEQILRNEIEG
- the udk gene encoding uridine kinase, with the translated sequence MARDVFIIGIVGGSGSGKTLFSNAIIKKLHSRHLKRIAVISEDRYYKNWGALVGYEEACNINYDHPDAFDHKLLKKDLAKLISGQDIEVPFYDYSTHSRIEEKAETISAGVSVIILEGIMLFNDPKLLKMMDFKVYMDTPSDLCFIRRMLRDQKERGRTVDSIVSQYLNTVRPMHIKFIEPSKRKADIIIPDGAQNKTVINVIYNKVKQLLKKNGVRNG
- the kdsA gene encoding 3-deoxy-8-phosphooctulonate synthase, which codes for MKIANFEVGNGKPFFLMSGPCVIESEQMAMDTAGFLAEVTKELGINFVYKSSFDKANRSSINSFRGLGVDKGLEILAKVKKEFGVPVVTDVHEDTPFAEVAEVVDVLQTPAFLCRQTNFITEVCKQNIPVNIKKGQFLAPWDMEHVVAKAKSTGNEKIMVCERGVSFGYNNLVSDMRSLEIMKSTNCPVVFDATHSVQLPGGQGGTSGGQREFVPVLSKAAIAVGIDGLFMETHPDPSKALSDGPNSFPMYKIKAFLQVLKEFDHIAKSQPKIEL
- the erpA gene encoding iron-sulfur cluster insertion protein ErpA, which codes for MSVEVQQVDPINFTESASLKVKELIEEEGDATLSLRVYITGGGCSGFQYAFAFDNDQKEDDMVITKNGVRLLVDSMSFQYLVGADVDYKDDIEGAYFIIRNPNAKTTCGCGSSFSV